A region of Pseudomonas leptonychotis DNA encodes the following proteins:
- a CDS encoding FecCD family ABC transporter permease, producing the protein MPSKHPSGLWHLRLGALSLLLHRRTWLLSLLVLGVLLTLVVVAISLGSGRMGVTDVLATLGGQGSKLNDIMVLKIRMPRVAAVVVAGLAMGMAGCLIQTLVRNRLATPDMIGVNEGASLAVIGFALYLTVGSWPWWASPLGAALAAVALFVLFRRPGEQGYLFIVIGIALSELLGAVGDFMMATQPLVHLGSIYLWTMGHFAGASYSTVAPIALILLALCPLLAWLNRPLALLRFGEATAQNLGIKVAALQLAVLGVAILVAALGTAIGGPVVFIAMAAPIIASWLARDHLAPIWLAALCGAVLLVGSDTLSRLLAQPEEIPTGIMTRLLGGLLLLILLLKDRKGSD; encoded by the coding sequence ATGCCATCCAAGCATCCTTCCGGACTCTGGCACCTGCGCTTGGGCGCACTGAGCCTGCTGCTGCACCGCCGCACCTGGCTGCTTAGCCTGTTGGTACTGGGCGTGCTGCTGACATTGGTGGTCGTGGCCATCAGCCTTGGCTCTGGACGCATGGGCGTGACCGATGTACTGGCCACCCTAGGCGGCCAGGGCAGCAAGCTCAACGACATCATGGTGCTCAAGATCCGCATGCCGCGGGTTGCTGCCGTGGTGGTCGCAGGGCTCGCCATGGGCATGGCCGGCTGCCTGATCCAAACCCTGGTGCGTAACCGCCTGGCCACCCCGGACATGATCGGGGTCAACGAAGGCGCCTCATTAGCGGTGATCGGTTTCGCCCTCTACTTAACCGTCGGCAGCTGGCCCTGGTGGGCTTCCCCCTTGGGCGCGGCACTGGCTGCGGTGGCACTGTTCGTGCTGTTCCGTCGCCCCGGTGAGCAGGGCTATTTGTTTATCGTGATTGGTATCGCCCTGTCGGAGCTGCTCGGCGCGGTCGGTGACTTCATGATGGCCACTCAGCCGCTGGTGCACTTGGGCAGCATCTACCTGTGGACCATGGGCCACTTCGCCGGGGCCAGCTACAGCACGGTCGCGCCAATTGCACTGATTCTGCTGGCGCTATGCCCGCTACTGGCTTGGCTCAACCGACCGCTGGCGCTGCTGCGCTTCGGTGAAGCGACCGCGCAGAACCTCGGTATCAAGGTCGCGGCGCTGCAACTGGCGGTGCTCGGCGTGGCGATTCTGGTGGCCGCGCTGGGCACGGCCATCGGCGGCCCGGTGGTGTTTATCGCCATGGCCGCACCGATCATCGCCTCTTGGCTGGCCCGCGATCACCTCGCGCCGATCTGGCTGGCCGCCCTGTGCGGCGCGGTGTTGCTGGTAGGCAGCGACACCCTTTCGCGCCTGCTGGCGCAACCCGAGGAAATTCCCACAGGCATCATGACCCGCCTGCTGGGCGGCTTATTGCTACTGATTTTGTTGCTCAAAGACCGCAAGGGTTCCGATTGA
- a CDS encoding ABC transporter ATP-binding protein, which yields MTPLTPPLPAQLRVHNLSFAYPGKSVLQDISFELPKGKLIGIVGPNGSGKSTLLKLLARQLPLQGGEVELNGTPLQRYGMKALARELAFLPQRPVMAEGIRVEQLVQYGRHPHQGWFNQWSEEDALQVSRARDAMQLQDIWQQVASSLSGGQAQRAWLGMILAQNTDLVLLDEPTSALDIGHQAEVMEAVLNIVAEGRTVLIVIHDLGVAARYCDEIIALDNGHIAAMGPAREVINKALVDQLYQTDVDILAAPDDGAPVVVPRRRKPANSEQGLTR from the coding sequence ATGACGCCGTTAACCCCGCCTTTACCTGCGCAGTTGCGCGTACACAACCTGAGCTTTGCCTACCCAGGAAAAAGCGTGTTGCAGGACATCTCGTTCGAGCTGCCCAAAGGCAAGCTGATCGGTATTGTCGGCCCCAACGGCAGCGGCAAATCCACCTTGCTCAAGCTGCTGGCGCGGCAACTGCCGTTGCAGGGCGGCGAGGTCGAACTTAACGGCACGCCGCTGCAACGCTACGGGATGAAAGCCCTGGCCCGCGAACTGGCCTTTCTACCGCAGCGCCCAGTGATGGCCGAAGGCATTCGCGTAGAGCAGCTGGTGCAATACGGCCGGCATCCGCACCAGGGCTGGTTCAACCAGTGGAGTGAGGAAGACGCCCTGCAGGTCAGCCGTGCCCGCGACGCCATGCAATTGCAGGACATCTGGCAGCAGGTCGCCTCCTCGCTGTCCGGCGGCCAAGCCCAGCGCGCCTGGCTGGGCATGATCCTGGCGCAGAACACCGACCTGGTGCTGCTCGACGAACCCACCAGCGCGCTGGATATCGGCCACCAGGCCGAGGTCATGGAAGCGGTGCTGAATATCGTCGCCGAGGGCCGCACTGTGCTGATCGTGATTCACGACCTCGGCGTGGCCGCGCGCTATTGCGATGAAATCATCGCCCTCGATAACGGCCACATCGCCGCCATGGGTCCGGCCCGCGAGGTGATCAACAAGGCCCTGGTCGACCAGCTCTATCAAACCGACGTGGACATTCTCGCGGCGCCCGATGACGGCGCGCCGGTGGTGGTGCCACGCCGGCGCAAGCCCGCAAACTCTGAACAAGGACTCACCCGATGA
- a CDS encoding iron-siderophore ABC transporter substrate-binding protein: MTTLMRWSLPLLLASQLLSTAAVADTRQIEDAFGNPVTVPSAPQRVITLSELDLDAALALGITPVGTINGRGQAAPPRYLDRSVLDTIKVVGDIDNPNLETLLELEPDLILTGPVKPEQLAILNEIAPTVITFAWAKPWQESLQRTANALNQSAAADALLERYNARATEARERLKAHQGETFSIVRWNPKGPSYMFKDAFASSVINDVGLVRPSYQQDPGHTHSMALSLESLQLLDADWLVIGTLSTSGEAVEALQQAEQTPAFKQLSAIQGKRFGAVDGSLWTSLGGPQAALQVIADIEHLLGKMDAQPIQH; this comes from the coding sequence ATGACGACTCTCATGCGCTGGAGCCTGCCTCTGCTGCTTGCCAGCCAGCTTTTAAGCACCGCCGCCGTAGCCGACACTCGGCAGATCGAAGACGCCTTCGGTAACCCGGTAACCGTACCCAGCGCACCGCAGCGGGTGATCACCCTCAGCGAATTGGATCTGGATGCTGCGCTGGCTTTGGGCATCACCCCGGTGGGTACCATCAACGGTCGTGGCCAGGCCGCACCGCCGCGCTACCTAGACCGCAGCGTGCTGGACACTATTAAGGTGGTTGGCGATATCGACAACCCGAATCTGGAAACCCTGCTGGAACTGGAGCCGGACCTGATCCTCACCGGCCCGGTAAAACCGGAGCAGCTGGCAATCCTCAATGAAATCGCCCCCACGGTGATCACCTTCGCCTGGGCCAAGCCTTGGCAGGAAAGTTTGCAACGCACCGCCAATGCACTCAACCAAAGCGCTGCCGCCGACGCCCTGCTTGAGCGTTACAACGCCCGCGCAACTGAGGCCCGCGAACGCCTGAAGGCGCATCAAGGTGAGACGTTCAGCATCGTACGCTGGAATCCCAAAGGCCCGTCCTACATGTTCAAAGATGCCTTCGCCAGCAGCGTAATCAACGATGTCGGCCTAGTACGTCCGAGCTACCAACAAGACCCCGGGCATACCCACTCCATGGCCCTGAGTCTGGAATCGCTGCAATTGCTGGATGCCGACTGGCTGGTGATCGGCACCCTGAGTACCAGCGGCGAAGCCGTCGAAGCCCTGCAGCAAGCCGAACAGACCCCGGCCTTTAAGCAGTTGTCAGCAATCCAGGGCAAACGCTTTGGCGCAGTCGACGGCTCACTGTGGACCTCACTCGGCGGCCCGCAAGCTGCCCTGCAAGTGATTGCCGATATCGAACACCTGCTCGGCAAAATGGACGCGCAGCCGATCCAACACTAA
- a CDS encoding amino acid adenylation domain-containing protein, with the protein MTAMQQNLDVPRLSPHLAQVFAEQAHAPALGWAGERYSYARLAARTAAISAQLTAQGVPVGARVGLYLQRSADLLAATLACLHNGLCFVPLDPEFPLERLQGIAEDAELTLVLQDADSQARFAVPSLHLQAGEAGELSWPARDEQLPAYMMFTSGSTGRPKGVVISRRALANFLGAASRRLQLGSATRWLFITTPAFDISLLEMLGPLWAGGALEVVGNPAYKDPDALLALLAARPEINTLQATPAFWRMLLKAGWSGRSGLTALCGGEALDAPLAERLAPLVGQLWNCYGPTEATVWSLMAQVQLPLGEQGVLLRQSLDGYRHWVLDEAGEALAMGGEGELCIEGPSLASGYWARADLTAQSFISWQGRQLYRTGDRVQRVGEDAYRYLGRRDEQIKLRGFRIELGEIEVSLRRIDGVQDAAVRLHGSGDEASLVAYVELREGGGLGRMAIRRALQQRLPHYMIPTRIIVLDSLPKTTSGKLDRKRLPAPESLQP; encoded by the coding sequence ATGACCGCCATGCAGCAGAATCTCGACGTGCCGCGGCTAAGCCCGCACTTGGCCCAGGTATTTGCCGAGCAGGCGCATGCGCCAGCGTTAGGCTGGGCTGGTGAGCGCTACAGCTACGCACGGCTGGCGGCGCGCACGGCGGCGATTTCCGCGCAACTGACCGCCCAGGGCGTGCCGGTGGGGGCGCGGGTTGGCCTGTATTTGCAACGCTCAGCTGATCTGTTGGCGGCGACGCTGGCGTGTCTGCATAACGGCCTGTGCTTTGTGCCGCTGGACCCGGAGTTCCCCCTCGAACGCTTGCAAGGCATAGCCGAAGACGCCGAACTGACGCTGGTGCTGCAAGATGCTGACAGCCAGGCCCGCTTCGCGGTGCCGAGCCTGCATTTGCAGGCGGGAGAGGCCGGCGAGTTGAGCTGGCCGGCGCGGGACGAACAACTGCCGGCTTATATGATGTTTACCTCGGGCTCCACCGGGCGCCCCAAAGGCGTGGTGATCAGTCGCCGCGCCCTGGCTAATTTTCTTGGCGCCGCCAGCCGGCGCTTGCAGCTGGGTAGCGCCACCCGTTGGCTGTTTATCACCACCCCGGCTTTCGATATCTCCTTGCTGGAAATGCTCGGCCCGCTGTGGGCGGGTGGTGCGCTGGAGGTGGTCGGCAACCCGGCGTACAAAGACCCGGACGCGCTGCTCGCGCTCTTGGCGGCGCGTCCCGAAATCAACACCCTACAAGCCACCCCAGCGTTTTGGCGCATGCTGCTTAAGGCCGGCTGGTCAGGGCGATCCGGCTTGACCGCGCTGTGCGGCGGTGAGGCGTTGGATGCGCCCTTGGCCGAACGTCTGGCGCCGCTGGTGGGCCAGCTGTGGAATTGCTACGGCCCCACCGAGGCCACCGTTTGGTCGCTGATGGCGCAGGTGCAGTTGCCGTTGGGCGAGCAGGGCGTGCTGCTACGCCAGTCCCTCGACGGCTATCGCCACTGGGTGCTGGATGAGGCGGGTGAAGCGCTGGCGATGGGTGGCGAAGGCGAACTGTGTATCGAGGGGCCATCGCTGGCCAGCGGCTACTGGGCGCGCGCCGACCTGACTGCGCAGAGCTTTATTAGCTGGCAAGGCCGCCAGCTGTATCGCACCGGCGACCGCGTGCAGCGGGTCGGAGAAGATGCTTATCGTTACCTGGGGCGGCGCGATGAGCAGATCAAACTGCGCGGCTTTCGCATCGAACTGGGCGAAATTGAAGTCAGTCTGCGCCGTATCGACGGCGTGCAAGACGCCGCAGTGCGGCTGCACGGCAGCGGCGATGAAGCCAGCCTAGTGGCGTATGTGGAGCTGCGCGAGGGCGGTGGTTTAGGTCGTATGGCGATCCGCAGGGCGCTGCAACAGCGTTTGCCGCACTACATGATCCCCACGCGCATTATCGTGCTCGACAGCCTGCCGAAAACAACCAGCGGCAAGCTGGATAGAAAGCGCCTACCGGCGCCTGAATCGCTACAGCCGTAG
- a CDS encoding non-ribosomal peptide synthetase, which translates to MSTNIIGLLNQLARNGVQLSLNAQGQLVSQSSKDAITPELGQLIRANRDAIVTCLAAASAFAAPIQAQHAESGPLSSSQSGLWFIEQYEESSHLYNMPVYFRLSGELDVAALEFAFDALAQRHASLRTRFVRNEQGRGEQQILPHQSWPLAVEDLSALAPQAREARVAQRVREEISRPFDLTTGELTRVHLLRLSAREHVLLITQHHIISDGWSVKNMFADIKAAFLAFQNRQPLNWQAPALNYIDYASWFNSPLFRDYHEQFKPFWVERLRGIADVHSLPLDKPRPAHQASGGELVFSTIDNALWARFKQLCQQHNTSPFIGLHALFALLLARHSGERDIVIGTPLAYRERADIEGLVGFFVNTLVLRTQLPEQQPFTEYLQACRKDDLEAFDHQLYRFEALSEALGMDRHTAINPIFQIMLVYQARVDFNDLIPGCQAVEETSPVLPAKTDISVKVTELMDSVRVDWLYATALFEHATLERYAERLLLLLEAVVEQPQMDIWALPLLDQPQLEATAACLAALPREYPNRLTALGLFEDMARLHPQRPALGFDEQAMSYAELDARANRLAHWLLSQGYGPGALLGVLARRETAFAVAVMAIWKINAAYVPLDPAYPRERLQHILNDAGIELIVAQGEPPFVLGAGVRWVDLLDVSVQAQLDGMPPTSPALGHDPQQLAQVIYTSGSSGLPKGVMVEQGSLVNLLQDHAARLQLGPEARMFNCMSLSFDAGNMCALLPLTQGASLVWGEPDEGLVAQIQRSASSHMIFPTALFATLPDSALPTVQAIGFGGEACPAGLVERWAGRLRLINMYGPTEATVTALCKHLQPGSSLSIGTPIDGMQALILDELGNLCPVGVPGELCLAGLGLARGYLNQPERTAAVFREHSVAGVSLRLYHSGDRARLLGNGDYEYLGRLDEQIKLRGYRIEPGEIEAQLSLSCPALHQVKVLVLRDGQRQALVAYAVLKPDAEQPLVDAVLHDVAQRLPEYMVPSNLMLLEQMPLTPNGKLDLRQLPKIDLAVNGEHAPPATLLEAEVLAIWQDVLSQPLGVQSDFFQLGGDSILSIQLTTRLRDAGYPCSVKEVFEAKTVRRLCRVLSSAREAVAVQAEQGVLTGELPLQPIQRWFYEQPLATPQHWNQGVLLRLPEDVEVPQLRSYLQQLLQHHDALRLAVTPSSQRYLENLPLGSPALLDYRELGETGLQLALTKLQSHFEPMLGRTLCWGLVENLPQGRGLFIACHHLVVDAVSWRILADDLARLHRGEALPAKTSSYRQWGQGLLAYVLQAGEQLRFWRERMAGMDYRVAPDWISAEPTQLHLLELEPELTRQLSQDATQVFACEMRSLLLAALTRALSEMGLGQRQWILLEGHGRESIDPSLDVSRTLGWFTSMYPLVLDNQADWAQLIGQCDERLREVPDKGVGYMPLRASLQEPNPLPLPPVALNYLGSARSGQGDWQPLPIAPGRPSAADNRSAELISLHGGIFDGRLTLRQIGCLRGDLSEQLLQRLRQHLTELAQLAVAVPA; encoded by the coding sequence ATGAGCACTAATATCATCGGCTTGTTGAACCAGCTGGCCCGCAATGGCGTGCAGCTGAGTTTGAATGCCCAGGGCCAGTTGGTTTCCCAATCGAGCAAAGACGCCATCACCCCAGAGCTGGGTCAACTGATCCGCGCGAACCGTGACGCCATCGTTACCTGCCTGGCCGCCGCCAGCGCCTTTGCCGCACCGATCCAGGCGCAGCATGCCGAAAGCGGGCCGTTGTCGTCGTCGCAGAGTGGTTTGTGGTTTATCGAGCAGTACGAAGAAAGCTCGCACCTGTACAACATGCCGGTGTACTTCCGCCTGAGCGGCGAGCTGGATGTGGCGGCGCTGGAGTTTGCTTTCGATGCGCTGGCTCAGCGTCACGCCAGCCTGCGTACGCGCTTTGTGCGCAATGAGCAGGGCCGTGGCGAGCAGCAGATTCTGCCGCACCAGTCGTGGCCGCTGGCGGTAGAGGATTTATCCGCACTCGCACCGCAGGCCCGCGAGGCGCGGGTGGCGCAACGGGTGCGTGAGGAAATCAGTCGGCCCTTCGATCTCACCACGGGCGAGCTGACCCGCGTGCACCTGCTGCGTCTCAGCGCGCGTGAGCATGTGCTGCTGATTACCCAGCACCACATCATCTCTGACGGTTGGTCGGTGAAGAATATGTTTGCCGATATTAAGGCCGCGTTTCTGGCCTTCCAGAATCGCCAGCCATTGAACTGGCAGGCACCGGCGCTGAACTACATCGACTACGCCAGCTGGTTTAATTCGCCGCTGTTTCGTGATTACCACGAGCAGTTCAAACCCTTCTGGGTCGAGCGCTTGCGCGGCATCGCCGATGTGCACAGCCTGCCATTGGACAAACCGCGCCCGGCCCATCAGGCCAGCGGCGGCGAGCTGGTGTTTTCGACCATCGACAACGCGCTGTGGGCGCGCTTCAAACAGCTGTGCCAGCAGCACAACACCTCGCCCTTTATCGGTCTGCATGCGCTGTTCGCATTGCTGCTGGCGCGTCATAGCGGCGAGCGCGACATCGTTATCGGTACGCCGCTGGCGTACCGCGAACGCGCGGATATCGAAGGGCTGGTGGGCTTTTTCGTCAACACCCTGGTGCTGCGCACCCAGCTGCCCGAGCAGCAGCCTTTTACCGAGTACCTGCAAGCCTGCCGCAAGGATGACCTGGAAGCCTTCGACCACCAGCTGTACCGCTTCGAGGCGCTCAGCGAGGCGCTCGGCATGGACCGCCACACGGCGATTAACCCGATCTTCCAGATCATGTTGGTGTACCAGGCGCGGGTCGATTTCAACGACTTGATCCCCGGCTGCCAAGCGGTCGAAGAAACTTCGCCAGTGTTGCCGGCCAAGACTGATATATCGGTCAAAGTCACCGAATTGATGGACTCAGTGCGGGTCGATTGGCTCTACGCCACGGCGCTGTTCGAACACGCCACGCTTGAGCGTTATGCCGAACGCCTGTTGCTGCTGCTGGAAGCGGTGGTTGAACAGCCGCAGATGGATATCTGGGCACTGCCGCTGCTCGATCAGCCACAGCTAGAAGCAACTGCCGCGTGCCTAGCTGCGTTGCCCCGCGAGTACCCTAACCGGCTTACGGCGCTGGGCTTGTTCGAGGACATGGCGCGGTTGCATCCGCAGCGGCCGGCGCTGGGTTTTGACGAGCAGGCGATGAGCTATGCCGAGCTGGATGCGCGGGCCAACCGTCTGGCGCATTGGCTGCTCAGCCAGGGTTACGGGCCGGGTGCGCTGTTGGGCGTGCTGGCGCGGCGGGAAACTGCCTTCGCGGTGGCAGTTATGGCCATCTGGAAAATCAATGCCGCCTACGTGCCGCTGGACCCGGCGTATCCGCGTGAGCGCTTGCAACACATTCTGAACGATGCCGGTATCGAACTGATCGTCGCTCAAGGCGAGCCGCCGTTCGTTCTGGGTGCCGGCGTGCGCTGGGTTGATCTGCTGGATGTCAGCGTACAGGCGCAACTGGATGGCATGCCGCCGACCTCGCCGGCGCTTGGTCACGATCCGCAGCAGCTCGCTCAGGTGATCTACACCTCAGGCTCCAGTGGTTTGCCCAAGGGCGTAATGGTCGAGCAGGGCAGCTTGGTCAACCTGCTGCAAGACCATGCCGCGCGCCTGCAACTGGGCCCCGAGGCACGCATGTTCAATTGCATGTCGCTGTCTTTTGATGCGGGCAACATGTGCGCGCTGCTGCCGCTGACCCAGGGCGCAAGCCTGGTATGGGGGGAGCCTGACGAGGGGCTGGTGGCGCAGATTCAGCGCAGTGCCAGCAGCCATATGATTTTCCCCACTGCCTTGTTCGCCACCTTGCCGGACTCTGCACTGCCGACCGTGCAGGCGATTGGCTTCGGCGGAGAGGCTTGCCCGGCCGGCTTGGTCGAGCGCTGGGCCGGGCGGCTGCGGCTGATCAATATGTACGGGCCGACCGAGGCCACGGTGACCGCGCTGTGCAAGCACCTGCAGCCGGGCAGCAGCCTGAGCATCGGTACGCCCATCGACGGCATGCAGGCGCTGATTCTCGATGAGTTGGGCAACCTCTGCCCGGTCGGTGTGCCAGGCGAATTGTGCCTGGCAGGTCTGGGGCTGGCGCGCGGTTATCTGAACCAGCCCGAGCGCACGGCGGCGGTGTTCCGCGAACACAGTGTGGCGGGTGTGAGCCTACGCCTGTACCACAGCGGCGACCGCGCACGGCTGTTGGGCAATGGCGACTATGAATACCTCGGCCGCCTCGATGAGCAGATCAAACTGCGCGGCTATCGCATCGAGCCAGGGGAGATCGAAGCCCAGCTGAGCCTCAGTTGCCCGGCGTTGCATCAGGTCAAGGTGCTGGTGCTGCGTGATGGTCAGCGTCAGGCGCTGGTCGCCTACGCAGTGCTCAAGCCGGATGCAGAGCAACCGTTGGTGGATGCGGTTCTGCATGACGTGGCGCAGCGCCTGCCGGAATACATGGTGCCCAGCAACCTGATGCTGCTTGAGCAGATGCCGCTGACGCCAAACGGCAAACTCGACCTGCGCCAGCTGCCGAAGATCGACCTGGCCGTCAACGGCGAGCACGCGCCGCCGGCCACGCTACTGGAGGCCGAGGTACTGGCCATCTGGCAGGACGTGCTGAGCCAACCGCTGGGGGTGCAAAGCGACTTCTTCCAGCTCGGCGGTGACTCGATCCTGAGTATCCAGCTGACCACACGCCTGCGCGATGCTGGCTATCCCTGCTCGGTCAAAGAAGTGTTTGAAGCCAAGACCGTGCGCCGCCTGTGCCGGGTCCTGAGCAGCGCCCGCGAGGCGGTTGCGGTACAGGCCGAGCAAGGCGTACTGACCGGCGAGTTGCCCTTGCAGCCGATTCAGCGCTGGTTCTACGAGCAACCGTTGGCCACTCCGCAGCATTGGAATCAGGGCGTGTTGTTGCGCTTGCCCGAGGACGTGGAGGTGCCGCAACTGCGCAGTTATTTGCAGCAGCTGTTGCAACATCACGATGCCTTACGCTTGGCCGTGACGCCGAGCAGTCAGCGCTATCTGGAGAACTTGCCGCTGGGTTCACCGGCGCTGCTGGACTACCGCGAGCTGGGCGAAACAGGCTTGCAGTTGGCCTTAACCAAGCTGCAAAGCCATTTCGAACCGATGCTGGGGCGCACGCTCTGCTGGGGCCTGGTGGAGAACCTACCGCAGGGCCGTGGACTGTTTATCGCCTGCCACCACTTGGTGGTCGATGCGGTGTCCTGGCGCATCCTCGCCGATGATCTGGCGCGCCTACACCGTGGTGAAGCGCTGCCGGCCAAGACCAGCAGCTACCGGCAATGGGGCCAGGGCTTGCTCGCTTATGTGCTGCAAGCCGGCGAACAGCTGCGCTTCTGGCGCGAGCGCATGGCTGGCATGGACTACCGGGTTGCGCCGGACTGGATCAGTGCCGAGCCGACCCAGCTGCATTTGCTTGAGCTGGAGCCAGAGCTGACTCGGCAACTCAGCCAGGACGCCACCCAGGTCTTTGCCTGCGAGATGCGCAGCCTGCTGTTGGCTGCGTTGACCCGCGCTTTGAGCGAGATGGGCCTGGGCCAACGTCAATGGATTCTGCTGGAAGGCCATGGCCGTGAGTCGATCGACCCAAGCCTGGACGTCAGCCGCACCCTCGGTTGGTTCACCAGCATGTACCCGTTGGTGCTGGATAATCAGGCCGATTGGGCGCAATTGATTGGCCAGTGTGATGAGCGCTTGCGTGAGGTGCCGGACAAAGGCGTCGGCTATATGCCACTGCGCGCTAGCCTGCAGGAACCTAACCCCTTGCCGTTGCCACCGGTGGCGTTGAACTACCTGGGCAGCGCGCGTAGCGGTCAGGGTGACTGGCAGCCGTTGCCCATCGCGCCGGGTCGGCCGAGTGCGGCGGACAATCGCTCGGCAGAGCTGATCAGCCTGCACGGTGGGATCTTCGATGGCCGCCTGACTCTGCGCCAGATTGGTTGCTTGCGCGGCGACCTCAGTGAGCAGTTGCTGCAACGTCTGCGTCAGCATCTGACTGAGCTGGCCCAACTGGCTGTGGCGGTGCCGGCATGA
- the dhbA gene encoding 2,3-dihydro-2,3-dihydroxybenzoate dehydrogenase, producing the protein MNRQMDFSGQTIWVTGAGQGIGRSVAEGFAQLGGQVIGFDLNFPEQDYSFTRYVLDIGDAQAVQQACHELLGAHGVIDVLASVAGVLRLAPIEELALEDWDVCLRVNVSGPFYLLRQLMPRFKAWRRGTVVAVSSNAAHVPRMQMAAYSASKSALSSLIRTAGLELASHGVRCNLVSPGSTDTPMQRGMWHSSDAPARTIAGFPEQFKLGIPLQKIATPDEVANVVLFLASNLASHITLQDIVVDGGASLTD; encoded by the coding sequence ATGAACAGGCAAATGGATTTCAGCGGCCAGACCATCTGGGTCACCGGGGCCGGCCAGGGCATTGGTCGCAGCGTGGCCGAGGGCTTTGCCCAGTTGGGCGGGCAGGTGATTGGCTTCGACCTGAACTTTCCCGAGCAGGATTACAGCTTTACCCGCTATGTGCTGGATATCGGTGATGCCCAAGCGGTGCAACAGGCCTGTCATGAACTCCTCGGTGCCCATGGGGTGATCGATGTACTGGCCAGCGTGGCCGGCGTGCTGCGTCTGGCGCCGATTGAGGAGCTGGCACTGGAAGACTGGGACGTTTGCCTACGGGTGAATGTCTCCGGGCCGTTCTACCTGCTGCGTCAGCTGATGCCGCGCTTCAAAGCGTGGCGGCGCGGCACGGTGGTGGCAGTAAGCAGTAACGCGGCGCATGTGCCGCGCATGCAGATGGCCGCTTACAGCGCATCTAAATCGGCCTTGAGCAGCTTGATTCGTACCGCTGGTCTGGAGCTGGCGAGCCATGGCGTGCGCTGTAATTTGGTCTCGCCGGGTTCCACCGATACGCCGATGCAGCGCGGCATGTGGCACAGCAGCGATGCTCCGGCGCGCACCATCGCCGGTTTCCCTGAGCAGTTCAAACTGGGCATCCCGTTGCAGAAGATCGCCACCCCAGATGAAGTCGCCAACGTCGTGCTGTTCCTGGCGTCGAACCTGGCCAGCCATATCACCCTGCAAGACATCGTGGTCGACGGCGGCGCAAGCCTGACCGACTAA